From a region of the Mercurialis annua linkage group LG1-X, ddMerAnnu1.2, whole genome shotgun sequence genome:
- the LOC126664258 gene encoding pentatricopeptide repeat-containing protein At2g33760-like produces the protein METIKFHQLPHSPAYHYLIQAGPRLQPLKQAHAYIITSGFSHSRSLLTKLLTLVCAAGSISYTRKIFQSVSNPDSFLFNSLIKSTSKYHKFSVYSLYFYKYMVLYNIWPSAYTFTSLVKSCADLSSLKLGKTVHGHVLISGFGLDVYVQAALVAFYAKCGDLGNARKVFDKMCDRSIVAWNSMISGYEQNGCGNEAIGLFNKMREEGFKPDSATFVSVLSACAQLGAFSVGCWVHNYIAEYGLDLNVVLGTSLINMYTRCGYVRKAREVFDAMNETNVVSWTAMISGYGTNGYGLEAVDLFDEMRRRGPRPNRVTFVAVLSACAHAGLVKEGRLVFARMREEYHFKPGIEHHVCYVDLLGRAGLLDEAFKFINEEVPKEPAAAIWTAMLGACKMHKNFDLGVQVAEHLLAVEPENPGHYVMLSNIYALAGRMDRVEKVRNIMIGKSLKKQVGYSTIEVNQKTYLFSMGDKSHPETAEIYRFLDELMSRCREAGYASAHDVVMHELEEEEREFAVRYHSEKLAIAFGILKTSHDTPIRIVKNLRMCEDCHRAIKYISVVANREIIVRDRLRFHHFKNGSCSCVDYW, from the coding sequence ATGGAAACCATAAAATTCCATCAACTCCCACACTCTCCAGCCTACCATTATCTCATCCAAGCCGGACCACGTCTTCAACCTCTAAAGCAAGCCCATGCCTACATTATCACCTCCGGCTTCAGTCACAGCCGTTCCCTTCTCACCAAGCTTCTCACTCTAGTTTGCGCAGCAGGCTCCATTAGCTACACGCGCAAGATTTTCCAATCTGTCTCAAATCCCGACTCATTCCTATTCAATTCACTTATCAAATCCACATCGAAATATCATAAATTCTCCGTTTATTCTCTTTACTTTTACAAATACATGGTTCTTTATAATATTTGGCCGTCAGCTTATACATTTACTTCTCTTGTGAAATCTTGCGCTGATTTATCGTCATTAAAACTTGGTAAAACTGTTCATGGACATGTTTTGATTAGTGGGTTTGGTTTGGATGTGTATGTTCAGGCTGCTTTGGTGGCGTTTTATGCGAAGTGTGGTGATTTGGGTAATGCGCGGAAGGTGTTTGATAAAATGTGTGACAGAAGTATTGTAGCGTGGAATTCGATGATTTCGGGGTATGAGCAAAATGGGTGTGGGAACGAGGCTATTGGGTTGTTTAATAAAATGAGGGAAGAAGGATTTAAGCCGGATTCTGCTACTTTTGTTAGTGTGTTATCGGCTTGTGCTCAGCTGGGAGCATTTAGTGTAGGATGTTGGGTGCATAATTACATTGCTGAGTATGGTTTGGATTTGAACGTGGTGCTCGGTACTTCATTGATTAACATGTATACAAGGTGTGGGTATGTGAGGAAAGCAAGGGAAGTTTTCGATGCGATGAATGAAACCAATGTTGTTTCTTGGACAGCGATGATTTCTGGATATGGAACAAATGGTTATGGTCTTGAAGCTGTCGATTTATTTGATGAAATGAGAAGGAGAGGACCCCGTCCTAATAGAGTAACGTTTGTGGCTGTTCTATCTGCATGCGCACACGCAGGACTAGTAAAAGAAGGTCGGCTGGTGTTTGCGAGAATGAGAGAAGAGTATCACTTCAAGCCAGGTATCGAGCATCATGTGTGCTATGTTGATTTGCTAGGGCGTGCTGGACTTCTTGATGaagcttttaaatttattaacgaAGAAGTTCCTAAAGAGCCTGCAGCGGCTATCTGGACTGCTATGCTTGGGGCTTGCAAAATGCATAAGAATTTTGATCTTGGTGTACAAGTTGCTGAACATTTATTAGCTGTTGAACCAGAAAATCCAGGTCATTATGTGATGCTCTCAAATATTTATGCTTTGGCAGGTAGAATGGACCGAGTGGAGAAGGTTAGAAACATTATGATCGGAAAAAGTTTAAAGAAGCAAGTCGGTTATAGCACAATAGAAGTTAATCAGAAAACGTATTTGTTTAGCATGGGCGACAAGTCCCATCCAGAGACAGCTGAAATATATCGATTTTTAGATGAACTAATGTCGCGATGTAGAGAAGCAGGTTATGCATCAGCACATGATGTAGTGATGCATGAGTTGGAGGAGGAAGAAAGGGAATTTGCAGTTAGATACCACAGTGAAAAGCTTGCAATAGCATTTGGGATTCTGAAAACCAGCCATGATACTCCCATCAGGATTGTGAAGAACCTTCGAATGTGTGAGGATTGTCATCGGGCAATTAAGTACATTTCGGTTGTTGCTAATAGAGAAATTATTGTTCGAGATAGGCTTCGTTTTCACCACTTCAAGAATGGCTCATGTTCATGTGTGGACTACTGGTGA
- the LOC126664260 gene encoding patatin-like protein 2 yields the protein MEGIDVPLQAPTYGNLVTILSIDGGGVRGIIPGIILSFLESELQKLDGEDARIADYFDVISGTSTGGLVTAMLACPNEKNRPMFAAKDIKEFYLNECPKIFPQRNFKFFPHALSVIKALSGPKYDGKYLHRLVKEKLRSTKLNQTLTNVVIPTYDITKLQPAIFSSFQVKKNPSLNALLSDICISTSAAPTYLPAHFFETTEEKTGAVTKFNLIDGGVAANNPTLVAIGEVTNEIIKGNQDFFPIKPVDYGKFLVISLGTGAPKAEEKCIAGEAAKWGVLGWLTAKGCTPLIDVFSHASGDMVDLHISAVFKALHSENNYLRIQDCTLNKNTASVDVATKENLEDLVKVGEKLLQKQVSRTNMDYGTFEPCKSTETNEDALTRFAKLLSQERRLRQAQSLHAAKSK from the exons ATGGAAGGAATAGATGTACCACTTCAAGCACCAACTTACGGAAACCTAGTCACCATTCTCAGCATTGATGGAGGTGGCGTCAGAGGCATTATCCCTGGAATTATCCTCAGTTTCCTAGAATCTGAACTTCAG AAACTCGACGGCGAAGATGCAAGAATTGCAGACTATTTCGACGTGATATCAGGAACGAGCACAGGCGGTCTGGTGACCGCCATGCTTGCTTGCCCTAATGAGAAGAACCGTCCGATGTTTGCTGCAAAGGATATTAAAGAGTTCTACCTTAATGAATGTCCCAAAATATTTCCACAACGCAATTTCAAATTCTTTCCCCATGCATTAAGCGTCATCAAAGCTTTATCAGGACCTAAATACGATGGAAAATATCTGCATCGTCTTGTTAAGGAAAAACTTAGAAGCACTAAATTGAATCAGACATTAACTAATGTTGTCATCCCAACATATGATATTACAAAACTCCAACCTGCCATATTCTCCAGCTTTCAG GTTAAGAAAAATCCATCATTGAACGCTCTCCTTTCAGACATATGCATTTCCACATCGGCTGCACCAACTTATCTTCCGGCTCATTTCTTCGAAACCACCGAAGAGAAAACAGGGGCAGTGACAAAATTTAACCTTATAGATGGTGGCGTTGCTGCAAATAATCCG ACATTGGTTGCTATAGGAGAAGTGACAAACGAAATCATAAAGGGAAATCAAGATTTTTTTCCAATAAAGCCAGTGGACTATGGTAAATTTCTAGTGATATCTTTAGGAACCGGCGCACCAAAAGCTGAGGAGAAATGCATAGCTGGTGAGGCTGCAAAATGGGGTGTGTTGGGTTGGTTAACAGCGAAGGGGTGCACGCCTTTAATCGACGTGTTCAGTCATGCAAGCGGTGACATGGTGGATTTGCATATCTCTGCAGTATTTAAAGCCCTACACTCCGAAAACAACTACCTCAGGATTCAG GATTGCACATTGAATAAGAACACTGCTTCAGTAGATGTGGCCACAAAAGAAAACTTGGAGGATCTTGTGAAAGTGGGTGAAAAGCTGCTACAGAAACAAGTTTCAAGAACAAATATGGATTATGGAACCTTCGAACCTTGTAAGTCGACAGAGACTAATGAAGACGCTCTTACAAGATTCGCGAAACTGCTTTCGCAAGAGAGACGCCTTCGCCAAGCTCAATCACTCCACGCTgcaaaatccaaatga